The stretch of DNA CGCAGCCCGGCGAGACCCCAGGCCTTGGAGAAGGTGCGGAGCACGACCAGGTTCGGATAGCGGCCGAAGAGCGTCGCGCCGTCGACTGCGGCGTCGTCGCGGACGAACTCGGCGTACGCCTCGTCGAGCAGGACGAGCAGGTCGCCGGGGATCCGGCGCATGAACTCCTCGAACTCCGCGGCCGTCACCACGACGCCGGTCGGGTTGTTCGGGGTGCACACCAGCACGACACGGGTGCGGTCGTTCACCGCGGCGGCCATCGCGTCGAGGTCGTGGCCGCCGTCCGGGCGAAGGGGGACCGGCACGGCGGTCGCGCCCGCGACGGTGACCTGGCCGGGGTACGCCTCGAACGAGCGCCAGGGGTGGATCACCTCGTCGCCGTGGCCGGCGGCCGCGGTGATGAACTGGGTGATGAGGGCGACGGATCCCGCCCCCACGTGCACCTCGTCGGCGGTGACGCCGAAGCGGGCGGCGAGCGCCTCGCGCAGGGCGAAGGCCGAGGCGTCGGGATACCGGTTGATGTCCGACGCCTCGTTCATCGCGGCGAGCACCGCGGCGTGCGGCGGGAAGGGGTTCTCGTTGGAGGAGAGCTTGTAGCCGCCCGCGGCGGCCGGCTTGCCCTGCTTGTAGGCGGGCAGCGCCGCGATCTCGGGGCGGAGGCGGACGGGCGGCGGCACCTGCTCGGGCATCGAGACATCGTATCGACGCGGAAAAGAGCGCGTGGTGCCGGAGCCCGTCGCAATGGGATAGTGGTCGCATGCGCAGATTCCTCGTCTCGGTGCTCGGCAACGCGGCCGCCCTCTGGCTCACGACGCTGATCGTCGCCGGGACGACGGTGACGCCGTACGCCCCGGGCGGGGTCCTCGAGACGGTGCTCACCTACCTGCTGCTGGGCCTGCTCTTCGGCATCGTGAACGGCGTGATCGGCACGGCCATCCGCATCGTCGCGTTCCCGCTCTACATCCTGACGCTCGGGCTGATCGCCCTCATCGTCAACGGACTGCTGTTCCTCCTCGTCGGGTGGATCAGCACGCTGCTCGGTTTCGGGCTCTCGGTCGAAGGCTTCTGGTGGGGCGTCCTCGCCGCGCTGGTCATGGCGATCTTCAACTGGATCATCGGTTTGATCCTGCGTCCGCTCGCGGGCCGTCAGCGCTGACGCGCGTCGCCGTCCAGCCGTCGGCCCCGACCCCGCGGGTGCCGGCGAGACCGCCGAGGACCTCGGCGCGCACCATCGCCAGCGCGGGGTCGCTGCTCGAGTCGGCCTGCGCCGCCGTCTCGCGGTAGTCGCCGAGGCCATGCCCCGCGAGCATTCCGCCTCCTGACCCACCGTCGACCACCGAGCGCGACACGACGACGGTGTGCTGCTCGGCCGTCGACCTTCCGTCGGTTCCTCCGAGGGCCACGATGACGTCCTCGTCGTGCTCGAGAGCGACGACCGGTACACCGTGCGGCACCGGGGTGGCGCCGCCGGGCGAGCCGGCCGTCACGAGCCCCGCCGTGTTCCACTCGCCCGACTCGACGAGGCGGCCGGCCACCAGGCCGCCCTGCGAGTACCCGACGAAGACGACGGGATCATCGCGCCCGATCCCCGCCTCGCGCATCGCCGCCTCGGTGGCCCGCACCGAACCGGCGTCGGCACCGGCGACCGCGGCCACATTCGAGGTCATGTCCCACGGCTGCGCCTGCGAGTCCCGCGTTCCGCCGACGTAGACGACGGCGTGCACTCTGCCGTCGCCGTCGGCGTACCGCTCGATGACGATCTGCTCGTCCCCGCCGTGGGGGACCCGCTCGACAAGGTCCTCGAGACTCGCGGGCGGACGCGGCGACTCCCGCGGCCGTCGGTCGATGGCCACGGCTCCGCCTCCGAGCACCCCGGCCGTCGTGAGGGCGGCGAGCAGCATGCCCGCAACCGCCTCACGGCCGAGGACTCCGCTTCCGCCGTCACCGGCGAGCGCCGCGATCGGCAGGGGCAGCAGTAGGGCGCCCTGGGTGAACTCGTCGAGCGATCCGCTGACGGTCCTGATGAGATCGATCACCGCGGCGTCCGCGAGAACCGCCCCGAGCAGGTCCTGGGCGCTCGCGTCGGCGCCGACCGACTCGGCGGCGCGCAGTACGGCGGGCACGAGCACCAGCGCGGCGGCCGGCAGGAGTGAGAACGGCGCGACGGCGGTGGCCGCGCCCATCGTGTGCGCCGCGACTCGACCCCCGGCGGATCGTGCGCCCGCGAGCGCCTGCTCGAGCGCGGTGTAGAGATCGGTCGCCGTGCGCAGTGCGCCTCTCGCCGCCTCGAGACGATCGGTGGCGAGGACGAGACGATGGCGTGCCAGCCGGGCTTCGATCGCCGCCTGCTGCTCGGCGTCGACCGTGGTGCGCGGCCGGATCGCGCTCAGCGGGCGGGTGAGCTCGTCGGCGTCGAGCGCCACCGCCCGAAGCGCCGCCACGACGGCGGTGCAGTCCGCGAAGGCGGCGTCCATCGACGCCGTCGCCACCGCGATGACGGCGCCCCCGGAGATCTCGATGGTCATGACGCGCTCGCCTCGGACAGCATCGCCGCGCTCAGGTCGAACGCCGCCCGCACCGACCGCAGCTCGCCTCGGATGTCGTCGAGGGTCCGACGGAAGGCTTCTGCGGCGGGGGAGGACCATTCGAGCTCGCGGAGGGCCGCGATCCGCGCGTCGATCCGGAGGAGGTCCTCGACGAGCGCGTCGGTCCTTCGTCGACGCAGAAGCAGTTCGGCGTGCTGCGCCGGATCGGTGACGGTAGGGGCCATGCCCCGATGGTGGGCGGCACGCGCCGCCCCGCAGACCCGCGGACGGCGCTCCGTGGGATCGGTCGCGCACGGAGCGGCTGGGGAGGAATCCGTGCGCTGGGGAAGAATGGGGGCATGGCCGCTCCAGTGCACCCCTCTTCCGCTCCGCACGACGACGCCGCGGGGCTTCGCGGGCAGCCCCTCAGCCCCCTCGACGGGCGCTACCGTCCCGCGGTGGACGGGCTCGGCGCCTTCCTGTCCGAGGCGGGCCTCAACCGGGCGCGGGTGCACGTCGAAGTCGAGTGGCTGATCTTCCTCACCGACAACGGACTGTTCGGGACGACGCGCCTCACCGAAGACCAGTCGCGCAGCCTCCGGGCGACCGTCACCGGTTTCGGCGCCGCCGACATCGCGGAACTCGCCGAGTTCGAGGCCACGACGCGGCATGACGTGAAGGCCGTCGAGTACTACGTGCGCCGCCGACTCGACGCGCTCGGTCTCGGCGCCATCGCCGAACTCACCCACTTCGCGGCGACGAGCGAGGACGTCAACAACCTCGCCTACGCGATCACCGTGCAGCAGGCGGTGCGCGAGGTGTGGCGGCCCGCCTTCGTCGATGTGCTCGAGAAGCTGCGCGCACTGGCCGTCCAGCACCGCGCGGCACCGATGCTCGCACGCACCCACGGCCAGCCGGCCACGCCGACCACGATGGGCAAGGAGCTCGCCGTGTTCGCGCACCGTCTCGACCGGCAGCTCGCGAGACTCGACTCCCAGGACTACCTCGGCAAGTTCAACGGTGCGACGGGCACCTACGCCGCGCACCTGTCCGCAGGGCCCGACCTCGACTGGCCCGAGCTGTCGCGGCGCTTCGTGACCTCGCTCGGTCTCGAGTGGAACCCGCTGACGACGCAGATCGAGTCGCACGACTGGCAGGCGGAGTTGTACGGGACACTGGTGCACATCGGCCGGATCCTGCACAACCTGTGCACCGACGTGTGGACCTACATCTCGCTCGGCTACTTCCGCCAGATCCCGGTCGCCGGTGCGACGGGCTCGTCGACGATGCCGCACAAGGTGAACCCGATCCGGTTCGAGAACGCCGAGGCCAACCTCGAACTGTCGGCCGCCGTGCTCGAGAGTCTCGCCTCGACCCTCGTCACCTCCCGGCTGCAGCGCGACCTCACCGACTCGACCACCCAGCGCAACATCGGCGTGGGGCTCGGCCACTCGCTGCTGGCGCTCGACAACATCGGTCGCGGCCTCGGCGAGATCGCGCTCGCCCCCGACGTCCTCGCCGCCGACCTCGACCGCAACTGGGAGGTGCTCGCCGAGGCCATCCAGACGGTCATCCGGGCGGAGGTCACGGCCGGCCGGAGCACGATCGCGAACCCGTACGAGCTGCTCAAGGAGCTCACGCGGGGGCGGAGGGTCGACTCCGCGGCCCTCGCGGAGTTCGTCGGCGGTCTCGACCTCACCGACGAGGCGAAGGCGCGTCTCACGGCGCTGACCCCGGAAGGCTATGCGGGGCTCGCCGACGCGCTCGTCGACGTCATCCGGCGCGACTAGCGGCCGGACGGTCCGCCCGTCGCGTCGTCGGGCGACGGCCCGTCCGCGGTCGACCCGGCTGAGGATCCGCCGTCGCGCGTCGGGTCGAGCGGCGGGCCCGGCTCCGGGCGGGGCGCCGCGGGATCTTCGCCGCGGAGACTCGTCTCGGTGCCGATCGGCCCTGCGGCGAGGGCGAGCATGGCGAGCAGCACGAGTGCCACGACGAAGGCACCGCCGAGGAAGATGACCGCCACCGTGAAGTCACGGGTCGAGATGAAGGCGACGACGCCGACGAAGACGGCGACGACGAGGGCGAATCCGATGAGTTCGGCGGGCCGGAACCGGTCCGCGCGTGAGGGGCGGGCCATCAGCTTCCGACAGCCGATCCGGACTTCTCGGACGCCGTGTCCCACTTGAGGGTGAACGCGGCGATGCCGAGATAGACCGCGACGATGGCGGCATAGGCGCCGAAAGATCCGACGAGGAAGATCGCGTCGTCGCGCCCGAGGAGGTACACGCCGCCGAGCAGCAGGGTCGCGACGCCGACGACGAGATGATCCCGGGACGCGGGGCCGTGGTCGGCCTTGCGCAGACCGATCGCCAGCTCCAGTCCGCCGGTCGCAACCGCCCACAGCACGACGAGGACGGCGAGGGAGGCGAGGGGAGCAGCCTGCGCGAAGGCGAGGACGGCGGCGAGGCCGAACGCGAACGACACGACGCCCTGCACCACGGTGAGGATCGTGCCGATCGTGCTGCGCCGACCGAGACGCGAGGTGCTCGCGAGGGCGATGCCGTGCGCACAGGCGAAGAGGCCGAACACGGCGAGGCCGAACACGGGGGAGTGGTCCGACGAGAAGGTCACGACGATGGCGGCGACGGCGGCGATCGCGGCGCGCAGAAGCGGGACCGGCCAGTACCGTGCGCGGAAGCGCGCCGAATCGTCCGACATACTGCTCCCTGCTGTGCGTACGCCCGCCTCGGACGACCCGTCCAGCCTACGCCACGTCGTGGAAGTGGTCGGGCGCCGTCGGGATCAGGCGCCGTCCGCCGGCCGGCGCTCGTCGGGTGCGGACTCGGCCACGGGCATCGGGCCCGCCGCAGCGTCCGCGGCAGGGGACTCGGACGAGGTCGACGCGTCGTCGACCTCGTGCATCGTGTCGGCGGGCGCCCGTTGCGCCCTGCTGAGCAGGACGAAGGGCACGGCCGCCACGGAGATGATCCCGCTCACGAACATCGACGCCCCGTACCCGCCCACATCGGCGGTGCGCCCGAGGATCGGCTGGAAGACCACCCCGCCTCCGGACCCCAGGAGGGAGTCGAACGACAGCACCGTCGCGCGCTGCTTCGACGGGATCATGTCGTTGAGGTAGGCGCGGTGCACGGGGTCGTCGATCGCGGACGCGACGCCCCACAGCGCGATCAGCGCCACCGCGAGCCAGAACTCTCGGATCACGCCGAGGGCCAGCAGCACGCCGATGCTCGCCACGGTGGCGAGCAGGATCGACGACGTGCGCCGATGGAACAGCCGTCGCACCCACGGCGACAGCGCCCCGCCGACGATGGATGCCCCGGACAGCAGCGCCGCTGCGAGACCCGCGATGGAGTAGGCCTCTTCATCGCCCCACAGCTCCAACAGATAGGGCTGGAGGGCGTAGAAGACGTAGACGCCGACCCCGGCGGTGAACGGGCTCGCGAGCATGAGCCAGCGCACCGGGGCGTCCCCGAGTCCGTACCGGATGGACGCGGCGAACACCGTGCGGGTGGCCCGCAGAGGACCCTCGCCGCGGTCGGGGGTGAAGCCGATGTCGTGCATGAGCGCCGCCGCGACCACGAGCATGACCACGAGGATGCCGGCGCGCAGGACGAACGGCATCCCGAGGTCGGAGAGCTGGGCGACCACTCCGCCGAGTACCGAACCGGCGAGCATCGCCGCCCCTCCGACGATCTGCGCGCGACCGAACACCTTCTCGAGGCTGCCGTGGTAATCCGTCGCCTTCAAAGCGTCGACGAGCCACGCGTCGACCGCGCCCGAGAAGAACGTGAAACCCAGTCCGAGCAGCACTGAGACGATCGCCCACGCCCAGAACGGCGCCTGCCAGACCCAGAGCAACCAGTAGAGGACGGTCGTCACCGCGAGAGTCGCCGTGCCCAGCAGGTAGGAGGCGCGGCGGCCGACCGTGTCGGCGACGACGCCGGTGGGAATCTCGAAGATCAGCATCCCCGCGGTGAAGAAGGCGTTCGCCGCGAAGGCTTCGAGGTTCGACAGTCCGGCGTCGAGCAGGAACAGCGTGTTGACGCCCCAGATGAACGACGCCGCGAGCGTGTTGCCGAGCATCAGGACGTAGTAGGTGCCCTGCACCCGGCGCGCTGACGGGCCTGCGACGTCACTGACGATGGCGGCACCTCTTCTCGTGGCGGTACGAGGAACGCTTCGCCCGCGACCCTACGCCTCCGGCCCGCTCGCCGACAGAGGCGGACGACGGGTGACGACGCACGCTGCGCCGCGCGCGCTCAACGGAGGCGGTCGGGCGAGTCGAGCCACTCGTCGAAGGTGAGGGTGCCCTGTCGCCGCGGGCCGTCGCCGCCGCGGAGAGCACCGGAGGTGAGCCCGCGCCCGTATGCGCCGGGGAACCGGACATCGATCACCCTGCGCCGCACGCCGTCGTGGGCGCTCATCCGGCGGATCATCCCGGCGAGCGTCTCGTCGCGGGGCCCGACGAGATCCGGCGCCCGCCCGGCCGGAGGCGCGGTCGCGACGTCGACCAGGTGCTCCGCCACCTCGGCGGCCGCGACCGGTCGGGAGAGGGTCCGAGGCACCAGGGCGATCGGGCCGAACGAGGTCTGCGCCGCGATCTGCTCGGCGAACTCGTGGAACTGCGTCGCCCGAGCGATGGTGTGGGGGACTCGGGAGCCGGCGACGAGGCGCTCCTGTGCGAGTTTGCCGGCGTAGTAGGAGGTGTCGATGCCGTCGATGCCCACGATCGACAGGGCGACGTGATGTCCGACCCCGGCTCGCTCCTCGGCGTCGAGCAGTGACTGCGTCGCCGCCGTGAAGAACCCGACCGACTTCGCCGTCGCCAGCGTCGTGCGGTTCAGCACGTCGATCACCGCCTCGACGCCGACGAGCGACCGGTCGAGGTTCGTGCCCGAGACGACGTCCACGCCGTCGGAGCGGGACAGCGCGACGACATCGTGTCCGCGCCGCCTCGCAGCGCCGACCACATGACGCCCCACCGTGCCGGATCCACCGGCGATCGCGATCCTCATACAGTTCCTCCTCGTCGTGCACGGCAGCCGTGCCGCCGGGGGCATGCCGCGCTCACAGTATGACGATGCGGCGTGCCGGGGTGTGAGGTCGCGCGACGTCGGCTCGCGGTCAGTGTCCGGGCGGGAGGTCCGCGAAGCGGGAGTAGTGGCCGTGGAATCCGACGGTCAGCGTGCGGGTGGGGCCGTTACGGTGCTTGGCGACGATCAGATCGGCCTCGCCCGCGCGCGGGCTGTCCTTCTCGTACACGCTCTCGCGGTGCAGCAGGATCACCATGTCGGCGTCCTGCTCGATCGAGCCGGATTCGCGGAGATCGGAGATGGCGGGCAGCTTGTCGGCTCGCTGCTCGGAGCCACGGTTCAGCTGCGACAGGGCGATGACCGGCACCTGCAGCTCCTTGGCCAGCAGCTTCAGCGAACGCGAGAACTCGGAGACCTCCTGCTGGCGGCTCTCGACCTTCTTGCCCGAGGTCATCAGCTGCAGGTAGTCGATGATGACCATGCGCAGCCCCGCCTTCTGCTTCAGGCGGCGGGCCTTCGCTCGGATCTCGACGAGCGTCATGTTGGGGCTGTCGTCGATGTAGAAGGGCGCGTCGTTGATGCGGCCACGGGTCTGCGCCAGCTTGGTCCAGTCATCGGGCTGCAGGTTGCCCTTGCGCATGTGGTGCAGCGGCAGCGACGCCTCGGCCGAGAGCAGGCGCATCGCGATCTCGCTTCGCCCCATCTCGAGCGAGAAGAAGATGCTCGGCTGGTGGTTCTTGACCGATGCCGCGCGGGCGAAGTCGAGCGCCAGCGTCGACTTGCCCATGGCGGGACGGGCGGCGACCACGATCATCTGGCCGGGGTGGAATCCGTTGGTCAGCTCGTCGAGCTCGGCGAACCCGGTGGGCACGCCCGACATGCTGCCGTCCTTATGCTGGGCGGCGTCGATCTCGTCGATGGCGGTGGTTACTGCGTCGGCGAGAGGCACGTAGTCCTCGGCCTCGGTCTCCCGCGTGACGGCGTAGATCTCGGCCTGAGCGTTGTTGACGAGGTCGGTGACCTCGCCCTCGCTGGCGTACCCCATCTGCACGATGCGGGTGCCCGCCTCGACGAGTCGGCGGAGGACCGCCCGCTCGGCCACGATCTCGGCGTAGAACCCGGCGTTCGCCGCCGTCGGAACGATGCCCGTGAGGGTGTGCAGGTAGTCGGCGCCGCCGGCACGCGAGAGCTCACCGCTCTTGGTCAGGGCGTCGGTGACCGTGATCACGTCGGTCGGCTCGCCCATCGCGTAGAGGCTGAGGACGGCTTCGAAGATGACCTCGTGCTTCGGCACGTAGAAGTCGACGCCCTTGACGGTTTCGACGACGTCGGCGACCGCGTCCTTGCTCAGCAGCATGCCGCCGAGGGCGCTCTGCTCGGCGAGGAGATCGTGCGGCGGGGTGCGGTCGCGGTCGCGGTACTCGCCCTGCTCACGCGAGTCGCCGGCGATGCCCAGATGAGCGATCGACATGTGTTCTCCCCTTCTGACCGCCGCGCATGCGTGCGAGGGCATGCGGTGGCGATGTGCGCACCCGGTCCGCGGATCTCCCGTGCTCGGGAATTCAACCGCGGGCCACCGACATCGACGCTGTCGAGTGGAGCCCCCACGACTGCTCGCAGGCGTCGATCGATGAAGTCAGAGGCTACCGCGAGATGGACTTTTCGGGGTTGTGGATGAATCTGTGGAAACTGTGGAGAACAACGGCGTGTCGGCCTCATCCGCTGTGGGTAGATCGGTTGATCCAACGTCCGCCAAGCCGAGAAACGCGGAGTGCATCAGCGTTTCCGTTATTCACACCGAGTTCTGGGGAAAAGACGCTTCAACCTTTGGTCGAGAGTTGACAACAGGTGGACAACCCTGTGGGTAACTGATCGTGCGGCCCGCCGGGGACGGGAAAAGGGGCGGCCGGGCACATGCCCGACCGCCCCTTCAGCGGTGTCCTACGGCGCCTCAGCGCACGGCGACCACCGAGAGCGAGATCGTCGCTGCGACGTCGTCGCGCAGACGCACCGTCGCCTCGTGCGATCCGGTCGCCTTGATGGCGCTCGGGATCTCGATCTTGCGCTTGTCGATCTGTCCGAGACCGGCCGCCGCGACGGCGTCCGCCACGTCGGAGGTCTTGACCGAACCGAAGAGGCGTCCGCCGTTGCCGGCCTTGACGCGCAAGGTGACGACCGACTGCTCGAGCGTCGCCTTGAGCTGCTGCGCCTCTTCGAGGGTGGCGAGCTCGCGGGCCGCACGGGCCGCCTTGATCGACTCGATCTGCTTCTCGCCGCCACGCGACCACGCCACGGCGAAGCCGGACGGGATCAGGTAGTTGCGGGCGTAACCGGCCTTGACGTCGACGACGTCACCGGGAGCACCGAGGCCGGTCACCTCGTGGGTGAGAATGAGCTTCGACATGGGTGCCTCCTACCGGCCCGAGCCCGCGTAGGGCAGGAGCGCCATTTCGCGCGCGTTCTTGACCGCACGGGCGATCAGACGCTGCTCCTGCACCGAGACGCCGGTGATGCGACGGGCGCGGATCTTGCCGCGCTCCGAGATGAACTTGCGAAGCGTGGCGACGTCCTTGTAATCGATGACGCCAACGCGGATGGACTTCGCGGGGGCCGCCGACTTGGCGCCCTTGCCACGAAGCGGCTTGCGGCGGTCGCCGCTCGACTTTCCAGCCATTTACGTGTCCTTAGTGTGAAGAGTTGAAGTGTTGGTGCCGACCCGGTGAGGGATCAGAACGGGGTGTCGTCGTCGTAGCCGCCGCCCGGAGTGTTCCAGACGTCGCCACCACCGGACGAAGAGGATCCGCCGCCACCACCGAAGTTGCCCTGGCCGCCGCCGAAGTTGCCCTGGCCGCCACCCGAGTTGCCCCACGGCTCGTCGCCGCCGCCACCCTGGGAGACGCCACGGCCGCCACCGCCGCCGCCACCCGACGAGCGGGTGACCTGCGCGGTCGCGTAGCGCAGCGAGGGACCGATCTCGTCGACCTCAAGCTCGATCGAGGTGCGCTTCTCGCCCTCTTTCGTCTCGTAGGAGCGCTGCTTGAGACGACCGGTCGCAATGACACGGGATCCCTTGCTCAGCGAACCGGCGACGTGCTCGGCGAACTCGCGCCAGACGGAGGCCCGGAGGAACAGCGCTTCGCCGTCCTTCCAGTCGTTCGACTGACGGTCGAAGCTACGCGGAGTGGATGCGATGGTGAAGTTCGCGACCGCGAGCCCGTTCTGCGTGTAGCGCAGCTCGGGATCGGCGGTGAGGTTGCCGACGACCGTGATGATCGTTTCGCCGGCCACGGCTCAGCGGCTCTCTTCGGTCTGCGCGGACTCGGCAGCGGCTGCCGCAGCAGCGGCGACGCGCGCGACGGCCTCTTCGGCCCGCAGCACCTTGGTGCGCAGGACGGCCTCGGAGAGGTTCAGCTGGCGGTCGAGCTCCTTGGTGGAGTCGCTCGTCGCAGTCAGATTCACGACGGCGTAGATGCCTTCGCTCTTCTTCTTGATCTCATAGGCGAGACGACGACGGCCCCAGATGTCCACGCTGTCGACGGTGCCACCGTCGTTGCGGATCACGTTGAGGAACTTGTCGAGGCTGGGAGCCACGGTGCGCTCGTCGATCTCGGGATCGAGGATGACCATCAGTTCGTACTTGTGCGTCACTGACCCACCTCCTTCGGACTAGAACGGTTGCAGACGATCTGCAACAGGAGGGTGTGTGCACGTGTCCGGACGAGCCGGACAACCGCAGTAGCTTAGCGGATCGAGCGGACCGGGCTCAACCGCGCGGTTCGGAGGGGTCGTTCCTCTGCTGCCACCATGCGAGGAGGCGCTCGCGGGCGGCGTCCTCGCCGAGGGGTCCCTCATCGAGCCGGAGCTCGAGCAGGAATCGGTAGGCCGCGCCCACGTCCGGCCCCGCGGCGATGCCGAGGGCCGCCATGATCTGATCACCCGACAGGTCGGGGCGCACCGCGGCGAGCTCCTCCTGCTCCTGCAACTCCTCGATGCGGGCCTCGAGGTCGTCGTAGGCCGCCGCGAGCCGGGTCGCCTTGCGACGGTTGCGGGTGGTGACGTCCGCGCGGGTCAAGATGTGGAGGCGCTCGAGATCGTCGCCCGCGTCGCGGACGTAGCGCCGCACCGCGGAGTCGGTCCAACCCCCCTCGGTGTATCCGTAGAAACGCTGATGCAGCTCGATGAGGTGCGCGACGTGATCGACGGTCTCGTTGTCGAACCGCAGCGCGCGCAGCCGCTTGCGCACGAGCTTCGCGCCGACGACGTCGTGATGGTGGAAGGTGACCGTCCCGCCCTGCTCGAATCGGCGGGTCGCGGGCTTGCCGATGTCGTGCAGCAGCGCGGCGAGCCGCACCACCACGTCCGGTTCGGCGCCGCCGTCCGAGCGCGAGCGCTCGAGATCGATCGCCTGATCGAGGACGGTCAGCGAGTGCTCGTACACGTCCTTATGCCGGTGCTCGCCGTCGACCGTGAGCTTCATGGCCGGCAGTTCGGGCAGCACGAGTTCTGCGATGCCGGTGTCGACGAGCAGTTGGAGGCCGGTGCGCGGGGTCGACGAGCGGAGCAGCTTGACCAGCTCGTCGCGCACCCGTTCGGCCGAGATGATCGAGATCCGCTCGCGCAACACGATCATGGCGCTCTTCGCGGACTCGTCGATCTCGAAGCCGAGGGCGCCGACGAAGCGGGCCGCGCGCATCATCCGCAGAGGATCGTCGGCGAACGAGGTCGTGGCCTCCGCGGCCGTGCGCAGCCGTCCGGCGAGCAGGTCGTCGAGGCCGCCGGTCGGATCGACGAGGACGCGTTCGGGCAGCCGGAGCGCCATCGCGTTGATGGTGAAGTCGCGGCGACCGAGGTCGCCTTCGAGCGAGTCTCCGAACACCACCTCCGGTTTGCGGGAGGACGGGTCGTACTCGTCGGCCCGGTAGGTGGTCACCTCGACGGTCTCGCCCGCCACCCGAGCGCCGATGGTGCCGAACGCGCGGCCGATGTCCCACTGCGCGGAGGAGATCGGCTTCACGACGCGCAGGATCTCGTCGGGCGAGGCGTCGGTGGTGAAGTCGAGATCCGGTGCCGCTCGACCGAGGAAGGCGTCGCGGACGGGCCCGCCGACGAGGGCGAGTTCGTGTCCGGCGTCGGCGAAGGCCCGGCTCAGCCGCGCGACGGGCTTCGACTCCGCCGTCACGGCGAGGCGCTCGAGGGCGTCCGCCACGCTGGTCATGGTGCTCAATGCTAGAGGTGCGCCGCCGTGCGCCACGGCCGCGCAGGTGCTTCGCCCTAGACTTTCGAAGCATGGGAGCGAGCACGATCGAGCGCGCGCCGGAAGCCTCGTGAGCCGCTCGCGGGTGCTTGCCGCGGCCGTCGTCGCGACGATCACGATGCTGTCGGGTTTCGTCGCCGCACCGGCCGCGACCGCGGCCGACGGTTCTCTCGGGTTGGTCTTCGCGCCCGAGAACTCCGGACTCTCGCGGCCGGGGGAGCCGCTGGTCGTGTCGGGCACCGTCACGAACCAGTCCGACCGTCCGCTCGCGCCGAGTGTCATCGAGGTCGGCGTCGTGGCCGACACGGTGGGTCGGGACGGCCTCGACGAGGCGTACGCGGAGCCGGCCGGGGCTCGGACGGAGATGATCGCGACGATCGAGACCCCGCCCCTTCCCGTTGCGGGAAGCGCTCAGCTCAGCGTGACCGTACCCCCGGAGACCCTCGACGCGGTGCTCGCCGGCACCGGCTGGGGCGCACACCCGGTGGTCACGAGCGTGCAGGGCGACTCCGAGAACGCGAGCGTGTCCGCGCTCGTGCGACTCGACGGAGAGGGTCCGCGCGCCGAGATCTCGATCGTGCTGCCGATCACCGCGCCTCCCGGTGTCGACGGCATCATCGCGGCCGAGACCCTCGAGGAGTACACGGGCCCGAGCGGGGTGCTGACCCGGAAACTCGACGCGGCCGCCGATCCGCGGGTGGCGCTCGCCCTCGATCCGCGCATCCTCGCCTCCATCCGAGTGCTCGGCACGCGCGCCCCGGCGAGCGCCGTCGAGTGGCTGCAGCGACTGGAATCGCTGTCGAACGAGGTGTTCCCGTTGCAGTACGGCGACGCCGACGTCTCACTCGAGCGCGCGGCCGGTTCTCCGTCGGTGCTGCAGCCCACGTCGTTCGCCTCGGTGCTCGATCCGGCGGACTTCCCGGCGGGGCCGGCGACACCGACCCCCACTCAGACCGGTACCCCGACCCCGACCCCGTCCGTCTCGCCGACGGAGGGGGCGCCGCAACCCACCCTGCCGACCGTCGACGAGCTCTTCGCCTTCGACTACACGGCCACCGACATCGCCTGGCCGGCGGCCGGGATCGTCGG from Herbiconiux sp. L3-i23 encodes:
- a CDS encoding single-stranded DNA-binding protein — protein: MAGETIITVVGNLTADPELRYTQNGLAVANFTIASTPRSFDRQSNDWKDGEALFLRASVWREFAEHVAGSLSKGSRVIATGRLKQRSYETKEGEKRTSIELEVDEIGPSLRYATAQVTRSSGGGGGGGRGVSQGGGGDEPWGNSGGGQGNFGGGQGNFGGGGGSSSSGGGDVWNTPGGGYDDDTPF
- the rpsR gene encoding 30S ribosomal protein S18, with amino-acid sequence MAGKSSGDRRKPLRGKGAKSAAPAKSIRVGVIDYKDVATLRKFISERGKIRARRITGVSVQEQRLIARAVKNAREMALLPYAGSGR
- the dnaB gene encoding replicative DNA helicase — encoded protein: MSIAHLGIAGDSREQGEYRDRDRTPPHDLLAEQSALGGMLLSKDAVADVVETVKGVDFYVPKHEVIFEAVLSLYAMGEPTDVITVTDALTKSGELSRAGGADYLHTLTGIVPTAANAGFYAEIVAERAVLRRLVEAGTRIVQMGYASEGEVTDLVNNAQAEIYAVTRETEAEDYVPLADAVTTAIDEIDAAQHKDGSMSGVPTGFAELDELTNGFHPGQMIVVAARPAMGKSTLALDFARAASVKNHQPSIFFSLEMGRSEIAMRLLSAEASLPLHHMRKGNLQPDDWTKLAQTRGRINDAPFYIDDSPNMTLVEIRAKARRLKQKAGLRMVIIDYLQLMTSGKKVESRQQEVSEFSRSLKLLAKELQVPVIALSQLNRGSEQRADKLPAISDLRESGSIEQDADMVILLHRESVYEKDSPRAGEADLIVAKHRNGPTRTLTVGFHGHYSRFADLPPGH
- the rplI gene encoding 50S ribosomal protein L9, which gives rise to MSKLILTHEVTGLGAPGDVVDVKAGYARNYLIPSGFAVAWSRGGEKQIESIKAARAARELATLEEAQQLKATLEQSVVTLRVKAGNGGRLFGSVKTSDVADAVAAAGLGQIDKRKIEIPSAIKATGSHEATVRLRDDVAATISLSVVAVR
- a CDS encoding CCA tRNA nucleotidyltransferase, encoding MTSVADALERLAVTAESKPVARLSRAFADAGHELALVGGPVRDAFLGRAAPDLDFTTDASPDEILRVVKPISSAQWDIGRAFGTIGARVAGETVEVTTYRADEYDPSSRKPEVVFGDSLEGDLGRRDFTINAMALRLPERVLVDPTGGLDDLLAGRLRTAAEATTSFADDPLRMMRAARFVGALGFEIDESAKSAMIVLRERISIISAERVRDELVKLLRSSTPRTGLQLLVDTGIAELVLPELPAMKLTVDGEHRHKDVYEHSLTVLDQAIDLERSRSDGGAEPDVVVRLAALLHDIGKPATRRFEQGGTVTFHHHDVVGAKLVRKRLRALRFDNETVDHVAHLIELHQRFYGYTEGGWTDSAVRRYVRDAGDDLERLHILTRADVTTRNRRKATRLAAAYDDLEARIEELQEQEELAAVRPDLSGDQIMAALGIAAGPDVGAAYRFLLELRLDEGPLGEDAARERLLAWWQQRNDPSEPRG
- the rpsF gene encoding 30S ribosomal protein S6 encodes the protein MVILDPEIDERTVAPSLDKFLNVIRNDGGTVDSVDIWGRRRLAYEIKKKSEGIYAVVNLTATSDSTKELDRQLNLSEAVLRTKVLRAEEAVARVAAAAAAAAESAQTEESR